The Victivallaceae bacterium genome contains a region encoding:
- a CDS encoding DNA cytosine methyltransferase yields MGSRKTDRVIGVKDRSVKFKFIDLFAGIGGFHLAGIRNGGECVLACEMDEGARATYSANYKVSAFPKDITRINPEDIPDHDLLCAGFPCQPFSQAGNKKGFDDMRGTLFFYIAEILRIKLPKAFFLENVRYLLSHNGGRTFSIIRQILEELGYSFFHKIIKASDFGLPQHRPRLFMVGFKDRTVDFVFPTKIPLTLTMEDIFGKSCNKVIGFTLRVGGRGSKIHDRRNWDTYLVDNKEYRLRLKDCLKMMGFPEDFRFPVSETQAIKQLGNSVAVPAISKTVEALVKFLDLNF; encoded by the coding sequence ATGGGCAGTCGAAAGACGGATCGTGTCATCGGTGTTAAGGATCGTTCAGTAAAGTTTAAATTTATTGACTTGTTTGCCGGTATAGGAGGATTTCATCTGGCAGGGATTCGTAACGGAGGCGAATGTGTCTTAGCCTGTGAAATGGATGAAGGGGCTCGAGCTACCTATTCGGCAAATTATAAAGTGTCTGCTTTTCCGAAGGATATTACTCGAATCAATCCGGAAGACATTCCCGATCATGATTTACTTTGTGCGGGTTTTCCTTGTCAGCCGTTTTCACAAGCAGGAAACAAGAAAGGATTTGACGATATGAGAGGGACTCTTTTTTTCTATATTGCTGAAATTCTAAGAATAAAGTTGCCTAAAGCTTTTTTTTTGGAGAATGTGAGATATTTGTTAAGTCATAACGGAGGTCGGACATTTTCTATTATTAGACAAATTTTAGAAGAACTCGGATATTCTTTCTTTCATAAAATAATCAAAGCATCCGATTTCGGGTTGCCTCAACATCGTCCGAGACTGTTTATGGTCGGTTTCAAAGATCGAACCGTGGACTTCGTGTTTCCGACAAAAATTCCTTTGACTTTGACTATGGAGGATATTTTCGGCAAATCTTGTAATAAAGTGATTGGATTTACTCTTAGAGTCGGAGGAAGAGGTTCCAAAATACATGACAGAAGAAATTGGGATACGTATTTGGTCGATAATAAAGAATATAGATTACGATTAAAGGACTGCTTAAAAATGATGGGATTTCCTGAGGATTTTCGATTTCCCGTTTCCGAAACGCAAGCCATAAAACAACTTGGTAATAGCGTAGCAGTGCCTGCTATTAGTAAAACCGTTGAAGCATTAGTAAAATTTTTGGATTTAAATTTTTAA
- a CDS encoding DUF687 family protein, whose amino-acid sequence MTIENNLNSETSSLTVDSNNDSSVSSNNSGNVQSVIGVTPISPADPPNSVSENFLLSIETIAEAVIPVFAAEPCRFLVSDCSCSPSYSAVGFINQGNTTLLECRMQACHLLSLGAWPIDVIYNPSVLGWESSRSSNLEMAVILLRWSWDAYFARTSSRESLRLQFCAGGGAHIVRAALVGYPYAARIFVVAIAPSCMINPNSCFRVRHYRTVYDVTSMVRGPGSAFPHFTLLERESESRGLFGYAMHDPSFDDILALERACFEMREQLQMFGMLTHAFDSQVQGLRERFLDRVSFAQQVDNSEEAVAAFWRSLEFGDSTGNITRRCILNEFIVVNYGPDLRIVAENNLCTAALDEFPLDREASTAVAHNLIRDISLLITEIALVMIRNLSLSSVIGHGAPLLQSLGIFSSLGAYVVRRDFTRNSCSLRILALRGGSIGFFVSCFRLCLFSGLSSSSALANISRRSCIVISSSCLFVDVMFRCYAPLRDRVQRRWTIVSDSYLMSSRYQNSEATRVGIVNRIVGSMMQIGTGSAILFGMGGLLGAIVAPVLSTGSLTGSNFRRLMVLISITGCFSITSVIANIRLTRRLFRGLYNYDHTRVEMGIVELREGGLDMSPENDDVFFDDSSVDQ is encoded by the coding sequence GTGACTATTGAAAATAATTTAAATTCGGAAACATCTTCTTTAACCGTAGATTCAAATAATGATTCTTCAGTAAGTTCCAATAATTCCGGTAATGTTCAATCCGTTATTGGTGTTACTCCGATTTCTCCTGCTGATCCTCCTAACTCCGTTTCGGAAAATTTCCTGCTGAGTATTGAGACGATAGCTGAGGCGGTTATTCCGGTTTTCGCTGCCGAGCCTTGTCGATTTTTAGTTTCCGATTGTAGTTGTTCTCCTTCTTATTCTGCGGTCGGTTTCATTAATCAAGGCAATACGACTTTGCTCGAATGTCGTATGCAAGCCTGTCATTTGTTGTCATTAGGGGCTTGGCCTATTGATGTCATATATAATCCTTCGGTTTTAGGATGGGAGTCGAGTCGTTCATCGAATTTGGAAATGGCCGTTATTCTATTGCGATGGAGCTGGGATGCCTATTTTGCGCGAACATCTTCTCGCGAATCTTTAAGATTACAATTTTGTGCGGGAGGGGGTGCACATATTGTTAGAGCTGCTCTGGTCGGATACCCATATGCTGCCAGAATTTTTGTAGTAGCTATAGCTCCTTCTTGCATGATAAATCCAAATTCTTGTTTTAGAGTTAGACACTATCGAACGGTATATGACGTTACGTCCATGGTTAGAGGTCCTGGGAGTGCTTTCCCTCATTTCACGTTGCTGGAACGAGAGTCCGAGAGTCGGGGGCTGTTTGGTTATGCCATGCATGATCCGTCATTTGATGATATTCTGGCTTTAGAGAGAGCGTGTTTTGAAATGAGAGAGCAACTGCAAATGTTCGGAATGTTGACACATGCTTTCGATTCACAGGTACAGGGTCTTAGAGAGCGTTTTTTGGATCGTGTTTCTTTCGCACAACAGGTCGATAATTCCGAGGAAGCGGTAGCGGCTTTTTGGAGATCTCTTGAATTCGGAGATTCTACGGGAAATATTACGAGACGTTGTATTTTAAATGAATTTATTGTTGTTAATTATGGTCCCGATTTAAGAATTGTTGCCGAAAATAATTTATGCACAGCCGCCCTAGATGAGTTTCCCTTGGATCGGGAGGCAAGCACGGCAGTTGCTCATAATTTGATCAGGGATATATCGTTATTGATTACGGAAATAGCTCTGGTTATGATCAGGAATTTGAGTTTGTCTTCAGTAATAGGACACGGAGCCCCCCTTTTACAGAGTCTAGGGATTTTCAGCAGTCTAGGGGCTTATGTAGTCCGTAGAGATTTCACAAGAAATTCTTGTTCCTTAAGAATACTTGCTTTAAGAGGGGGGAGCATTGGTTTTTTCGTTTCTTGTTTTCGATTGTGTTTATTTTCCGGATTAAGCTCTTCTTCCGCTCTTGCCAACATATCGAGAAGAAGTTGCATTGTTATTTCAAGTTCTTGTTTATTCGTGGACGTGATGTTTAGATGTTATGCCCCGTTAAGAGATCGCGTGCAAAGAAGATGGACTATAGTTAGTGATAGTTATTTAATGAGTAGTCGATATCAAAATTCTGAGGCAACTAGAGTCGGAATAGTTAATCGAATTGTAGGAAGTATGATGCAGATCGGAACGGGTAGTGCCATATTGTTCGGTATGGGCGGTTTATTAGGTGCAATTGTTGCTCCCGTGTTATCTACGGGTAGCTTAACAGGCAGCAATTTTCGAAGATTAATGGTTTTGATAAGTATAACCGGGTGTTTTTCCATAACTTCCGTAATCGCTAATATTAGGCTGACAAGAAGACTTTTCAGAGGACTTTATAATTATGATCATACACGGGTGGAGATGGGTATAGTCGAGCTCCGGGAAGGGGGATTAGATATGTCTCCTGAAAATGATGATGTTTTTTTTGATGATTCAAGTGTGGATCAATAA
- a CDS encoding DUF3820 family protein encodes MPLLKNTEFVCLDCEMTGLDLERDRVIEIAVVRFTFSECIDSFESLVNPEKNVSVESMKIHHISDDMLKGQPKIAAILPTLLRFLGENPLIVGHNVGYDLDLLAKEAKRVGQEFVSKYSVVDTLRLAKDYGDSPNNSLEALAMHFNIDRGSLHRAMRDVEINIEVFKHLCRRFRTLDQVLGILSKPIKMKYMPLGKHKGCVFSEIPMPYLLWASKMDFDADLLYSIRNEIKLRNKGNTFNRSGNPFADL; translated from the coding sequence ATGCCTTTACTTAAAAACACTGAATTCGTTTGCTTGGATTGTGAAATGACGGGGTTAGACCTGGAACGCGATCGTGTAATAGAAATAGCAGTGGTCAGATTTACTTTTTCCGAGTGTATCGATTCTTTTGAGTCTTTGGTAAATCCCGAAAAGAACGTATCGGTTGAATCTATGAAGATCCATCATATTTCAGACGATATGTTGAAAGGACAGCCGAAAATTGCGGCTATTTTGCCGACCTTGCTCCGATTTCTAGGAGAGAATCCTTTAATCGTAGGACACAATGTCGGATATGATTTAGACTTATTGGCTAAGGAAGCCAAAAGGGTCGGTCAGGAGTTTGTATCGAAGTATTCGGTGGTTGATACGTTACGTCTTGCTAAGGATTACGGTGACAGTCCGAATAATTCGTTGGAAGCATTGGCGATGCATTTTAATATCGATCGAGGCTCTCTTCATAGAGCTATGAGAGATGTTGAAATTAATATAGAAGTGTTTAAGCATTTATGCCGTCGGTTCCGCACTTTAGATCAAGTGCTTGGTATTTTGTCCAAGCCGATAAAGATGAAATATATGCCCTTAGGAAAACACAAGGGATGCGTATTTTCCGAAATACCGATGCCATATCTTTTATGGGCCTCAAAGATGGATTTCGATGCCGATCTTTTATATTCCATTCGGAATGAAATTAAATTACGTAATAAAGGTAATACGTTCAATCGATCCGGAAATCCTTTTGCGGATCTTTAA